Within the Gopherus evgoodei ecotype Sinaloan lineage chromosome 18, rGopEvg1_v1.p, whole genome shotgun sequence genome, the region aattttgccagtgacttcaatgggagcaggtttAGACCCTAAAGCAGAGCAAGGAGCTGAATTCTTCATAGTTTATAAGGTGTTTTTCTTGCCCTGCAGGGGTGGGTAGCATGGAAGCATAGCACTCTGAACTCAGGACTTGATAGATAAATTAATAGGGTTGGTGAGGGAGGGCAGTGAAATTTTACatgatgttttatttttgaagtctGTGCTTGGTTTGTTAAGGAATCTTACACATCCGTCTGTAGCATTTCAGTTCACCTTTAATACACATTAGGCCTTTGTCACTGttattttggagtctttttcgtTTATCTTtttaggccaaatcctgcttctcTTCCAACGGAAATCTGTGTAGCTGCTTGCATGAGTGTACACACTAGAGTTAGGGTTTGCAGCATTTacaaacagcagcatccccacaTAGCCTCATTCTGTATATAGACTAAAAAAGGAGGGTGGTCTATTGTAATCTGAGAGGTCCACGTTCATAAAGAGCACCCCGACCCTAAGCAATCTGGCTTGATTCTGAAAAAATGTGTTTGCCCGATCTCCCAGGATTCCTTGcaactctcctcccaccccacacacttCAAGTCCTGACATTCCCCACACATTGTCCAATAAAATTCTATGTTTTAATGACTTCAAACAAAAgatcaataaataaaaaaaaatttattgacATTTACAGGGATGGAACCAATGTCACTTTCAACATCACATATGATGAACACGTGGCAACTTTATAAAAGCATGTTAAGCTCATCAGCACATTCAGTCTATGAGTGTAGAGTACACATTTCCCACCTCCCATCCCCACTATTTAAGATACACAGCAGGTACTTCCTTTACAAAAGGCATCAATTATCTCTCATCTGAGATTAACCCATTCCGCATGTTAAGAGAATTTCTCCTACAGTCATTCGTTATCATAATAACTTTGCACAAGAGATTATACTAAAATAGTATAGGAACTTCAGAAACATCAATATTTCTGAATCAAATCTTTCACTCAAAAAGTGAAGGCTAGACTCTCTTTGTGATACAAATTACATCCTCAAATGCCCCGTCTGTCTGAAGGTCAATGCCTAATATAGGGCCAAAACAGCTCCTGAATCAATGCCCATAGAAATCCatgaagattcccattgacttcaaagggcattGGAGAGAGGACCTTATTGAGCTAAACTCTGATGGAAGCCAATGGGAGATTTGCTCTGTAAAGTGTCAAAGGGCTTGGCCCCCTATTCAGCTAGGAGCCACCTATAAGGGCAGCATGTTTGCTGCAGGATACAGACACCATCCTTCACTATGAAGGGAAACTGCTGCAGAGACCATTTCTCATGACAAACAATAAAACCCCCTCCTGGAAATCAAAGTTTCCTACTTTAAAGAGGGATCTTAAATCAAAGATCCCTTTGGTTTTGCagcacacacacgcgcacacacatacTAATGTCCAGTCTACCATGGTCTCCAGATGGCAGCAACAGCCACAGGGATGTTCTTCTGGGAAGGATGCTTCCTTGGTACCAGACATGGCAATGAATATGAGCTATGCATGGGGGGTGAGCACAGGTTGTCTGGAATAGTTTGAGCTTTGCAGAAATGCTTGATCAGCCGGGCCTGAGCTTCCTTCTTAGGCTCACAGTAGGAGAGGAAATGCAGAGCTTCCTTCAGGCACTGCAGGTAACCAGTGTTAAAATCCTGTTCTGGGCTCTTCTGACTGACCACTGGAAAATAAATGAGAGAAAATCAACCTGTTAATGGTCTGTCCAAACTCTGAGCAGTGTAAATACGCCTGAAGGGATCAACATGAGGGGCTACCTCCCACAAATCCTTGCTCATGTGGATAGTCCTTATGCAAATGGTCCCATTAATTCCTGCAGGAGTAAAGTCTATTTGTGTGAGCAAAGATTTGTAGGAGTGGGCCTTCAGAGAAGCCTCATCTGTGAGTGAGTGATAAAGCATGCTGCATACTCACTTTGTGCCTGCAGCTGGCTCTGCTGTTTCAGGTAGCCGACGGCCACTTCCAGGATGTCGGCTTTCTCCAGCTTGGAGTTGGGCTGGTGTCTCTGGAACTCCTTCTCCAGCAGGAGTTTCAGCTGCTCGATGCTGCTGTTAATCCGATCCCGGCGCATTTTCTCCACCACCGGCTTCCTCAGCTGTACAAGAGAAGGGCCAGTTTGTTAGGGATACAGGTGGATCCAATTTACATAATCTCCATTATTCCCACCCATGTACATTAGGACAAATTTCTACTCAGTAGGAAGTCTATGGTCCTggcgtgtctgtctgtctgtccgtcttCCTCTTTTACCTCTATATGTTCATCTGCCATCTTTACGCCAAACTTTGTTCTTGTTCTTTAAATCTTTTTTACTCTATCTCTTTATTCTTATTTTCACTGATCTATTCTCTTTCTCCCATGTTCCTGTATAAAATCAGTTAGGTAAACACCCAACTAACTCTGAAGTTTCAGATGCATTAGGAGTCCCACTGAATATAACCTAACACACACTTTCCAGCCCTGTCCATTGTTTAACTTACTTTATTCTTCTTTTTTGGCAGCAGTTTCTCCTCCACATGGGCCATGAAGCTGTTGCTGGGAGCCATTCTTATCCTTGCCAGTTAGGGCCACAGATCTGTGGATCAGGGGTTCCTGTGCTGAGCACAAGGCTGTGTGACTGCCTGTATTTATACCCAGAGTGGCCAAGCCGATATGTGAATCTGAGGCTTGTTGCTGTTTCCCATACTCGTTCAGCCAATCCAGGCACATGGTCAAACAATAGAGGAGGCATCTATTAGTGCATGATACATTGATTGTAAATGCCCCAGAGAGAATAACCTTCTGCCCAAACCAACTGGTGGAGTGTGCAATGTGGCGCTGCAGGGCTGCACAAGGATCTGGGAAAGCACTGACCCTCCAGCTGGTTGTCTGGGATCAATTGCATTCCAGAGTCACAGCATGTGCCAGTCACATTCATACTGGGGATGGAGGCACACGTTTCAGGGAAGGCGGGAAAAGGAGGGGGCAGTGCCttaagggttaaaaaaagagttCTGCTTCCATCTCTCTGCTCTTTCTAGAGAGAGCATTGAACACGCAGCCCCATTATCGCAGAGTTTACCTACTGAGGATGCTTCTTTTGTAGAGTACTTGGGGTTTCCCCAGTACTGGCTGAATGGCAAAGTAAAATACTGTCTAAGTGTAAATTGACAGGCCCATTAGAAAAGCAGGTCTTAAGTGCTGAGGAGATTCTAAGTGATGACTGCTGGATGGCTAGGTGGGGGTGTCTACGGGGGTGGGTAGAGCTCATGGGGGTGGTTGGGTAAGGCGGTGTATGAGGATGAATAGAGCTCATGGGAATGACTAGgtgggggtgtgtatggggatggatagagccTATGGGGATGGCTAGCAATATTGCCCTTTTTCACTGTAGAGTGATAACTCAGGTAGGCCATCTGGTCCAGAGGATTGGGTTCCAGAGTAGAATCCATTAGACTCTGCCACTAACTCAGCTATCTTTGTAAAGGGCATGGAGACAAATGCATGCCGAGTGTCctctaccctcccccccccccccgaaatcaGCAAGTACAGAGGCacctaagaatttttttaattaaaatataaactaaCGTTTTTGTGCCTCAGAACTCTCTCTTTAGGTTCAGTTCACATTGGGGCAAATGTTCAGGTCAGTTCTGATTTTTATCCAATTGGATAAATTTAATCCCTGGGCATAATCTTAAAGGCAGCAGTGAAAATagcatagggccagatcctcagctggcgtaaactgAGATGGCTCCATTGACATATGACAGAGGGGTATATATGGAGATGGATTAAAGAGGGTTACACATGGAGCTGATCTCAgtaaagctatgctgatttacaccagcacaggatctgctccatACTGTCTAAAGAATAGGAGCTCTTCTTTCTCTGCAAACGATGGGCATGGAACATGGAGGCAAGGCTGAGGAATTGAGAAACAGAACTGTTTTTAGTTGTGGGAACTCAGCAATGGTTAAAGAAAGCCGGGGACTGTTGCCTATGTGGAAAACCCTGAAGTAAAGCCTGAATTTAATAGGCATTTGTCAGGAAGGGAAGTCAGGGAAATAGCCAGTTTCATGGTTTTCATTGTATAGGCCTGAATGGGCTTAGTTCTTTGTTAGGGACAGATGTCCTCAGAGCCTTTTATTCCCCGTATTctgagaaagccaggagatagatcATCTCATGAACATTTTGATCCAGCCAAAGGATTAAAACATTAGATAAGATGCAGCCCAGTGACAGTTCACCAGCACCGCTGGCTTTTGCCAGCTCCAATAAGATGCTGCCCTTTTCCTTGCATCATTTCACCGCTCTGTCTCCAAAAGGCCATATCTCATGTCATCTTTCCCAAAGCGCTGGAGTGATGGCGAGGGACCCTGAAGCTAGAGTCTGACAGGTAGTCGTTGTACCAAGCTGGTTAAAGAGACTCTTCAGTGTCAAAGAGCATCTTTTTCCCCACTTCTGAGAGGCAGCCCTGACCTTTATTGCTGTATTATAACTGCTAGCCAGATGGTCTTTTGGGAGTTGAATTTTTTCCCTTGAATTCATTCAGGCTCAGGCACCGTCACTAATGTTGCAAGTAGTCGCAAGGCACACGTCTATTGTCCAAACAAGAAATGTTATCAATGGGGGAAAGTGTGGGAAACTCAGAGAAATTCAAACCCACACAGCTTGGTGCTAATAACTCCTTTGTGGAGCCTGCGCTTCTGTCAATGCACCGTGAATTCACATGATTTTTCTCTGGGCGTCACTAAAGTGCTTGGATGGCCATGTAGGTCGGAGCGTCTCAGAGATCCTTGTTTAGCAAGGAAAGGGACAGTATGGGGGGCAAGGTGCAGAATTACACCAGTCTCTG harbors:
- the LOC115636991 gene encoding transcription factor HES-5-like, with product MAPSNSFMAHVEEKLLPKKKNKLRKPVVEKMRRDRINSSIEQLKLLLEKEFQRHQPNSKLEKADILEVAVGYLKQQSQLQAQMVSQKSPEQDFNTGYLQCLKEALHFLSYCEPKKEAQARLIKHFCKAQTIPDNLCSPPMHSSYSLPCLVPRKHPSQKNIPVAVAAIWRPW